A window of Cucurbita pepo subsp. pepo cultivar mu-cu-16 chromosome LG06, ASM280686v2, whole genome shotgun sequence contains these coding sequences:
- the LOC111796842 gene encoding uncharacterized protein LOC111796842: MRVCAAGDELVSMSVCALLGPVRFFAPSSSLISNFNALNRAFINRVSAGRHFRSYNPMASSMSSSSSTNKDVPEVAEQLAKITAPYGSWKSPITAEVVTGASKRLGGTAVDGNGRLIWLESRPTESGRGVLVKESNNPGDEPSDITPKEFSVRNTTQEYGGGAFTVAGDIVVFSNYKDQRLYKQSLISDSPPQALTPDYGGRSVSYADGVFDSRFNRFITIQEDGRQSSLNTITTIVSVELDGKDINDPKVLVGGNDFYAFPRVDPKGERIAWIEWGHPNMPWDKSELWVGYLSENGEVYKRVCVAGGDPKLVESPTEPKWSAQGELYFITDRQSGFWNLFKWFEGNNEVAPVYSLNAEFSRPLWVFGTNSYEFLRIGAGRNVILCSYRQRGQSYLGVLDEAQSSLSLLDIPFTDIDNIALGNHCIYVEGSSALHPPSIAKVTLNERTLRVEGFTIIWSSSPDILKFKSYFSLPEFIEFPTEVPGQNAYAYFYPPSNPIYQASQDEKPPLLLKSHGGPTAETRGNLNPSIQYWTSRGWGYVDVNYGGSTGYGREYRERLLRQWGIVDVNDCCSCARFLVDSGKVDGERLCITGGSAGGYTTLAALAFRDTFKAGASLYGIADLSLLRADTHKFESHYIDNLVGNEKDYFERSPINFVDKFSCPIILFQGLEDKVVLPNQARKIYHALKDKGLPVALVEYEGEQHGFRKAENIKFTLEQQMMFFARSVGRFQVADDINPIKIDNFD, translated from the exons ATGCGTGTATGCGCAGCCGGAGACGAGCTCGTTTCAATGAGTGTCTGTGCTCTATTAGGACCTGTTCGCTTTTTTGCTCCATCGTCTTCTCTTATTTCCAATTTTAACGCCTTAAATAGAGCATTCATCAACCGAGTCTCCGCTGGAAGGCATTTTCGGAGCTACAACCCTATGGCTTCATCCATGTCTTCTTCATCTAGTACCAACAAAGACGTCCCAGAAGTAGCCGAGCAGCTCGCCAAAATCACTGCGCCGTACGGCTCCTGGAAGTCGCCAATTACTGCCGAAGTTGTTACTGGTGCCTCCAAGCGCCTTGGTGGTACTGCTGTCGACGGCAATGGGCGCCTTATCTGGCTCGAATCACGCCCCACCGAATCCGG GCGAGGTGTGCTTGTTAAGGAGTCGAATAATCCAGGGGATGAGCCCAGTGATATTACTCCGAAGGAGTTTTCAGTTCGGAACACGACGCAGGAATACGGCGGTGGTGCATTCACCGTGGCCGGAGACATCGTTGTCTTTTCGAATTACAAGGACCAAAGACTTTACAAGCAATCTTTAATTTCAG ATTCGCCTCCGCAGGCACTAACTCCCGATTACGGTGGAAGATCAGTCAGTTATGCAGATGGGGTGTTTGATTCTCGTTTTAATCGTTTTATTACCATCCAGGAAG ATGGACGTCAAAGTAGCTTGAATACAATCACCACAATCGTGTCAGTAGAACTTGACGGAAAGGATATTAATG ATCCAAAGGTTTTAGTTGGAGGAAATGATTTCTATGCCTTCCCACGAGTGGACCCCAAAGGGGAACGGATTGCATGGATAGAGTGGGGTCATCCTAACATGCCATGGGATAAATCTGAGCTCTGGGTTGGCTACCTTTCTGAGAATGG AGAGGTCTACAAACGAGTCTGTGTTGCTGGTGGTGATCCAAAGCTTGTGGAATCTCCCACTGAACCGAAGTGGTCTGCTCAGG GAGAACTATACTTTATTACTGATAGACAGAGTGGGTTTTGGAATCTTTTTAAATGG TTTGAGGGTAACAATGAGGTGGCTCCAGTATACTCTTTAAACGCCGAGTTTTCCCGACCCTTATGGGTTTTTGGCACAAACTCTTACGAATTCTTAAGGATTGGTGCTGGGAGAAACGTCATACTCTGCAGCTACAG ACAGCGTGGGCAATCATATCTTGGAGTTTTGGATGAGGCGCAAAGCTCACTATCCTTGCTTGATATCCCTTTCACTGATATTGATAATATT GCTCTGGGAAATCATTGTATATATGTGGAAGGATCTTCGGCACTTCATCCACCATCTATTGCCAAg GTGACCTTAAATGAAAGAACCTTGAGAGTAGAAGGTTTCACTATTATCTGGTCTTCTTCTCCggatattttgaaatttaagtcGTATTTCAGCCTTCCTGAGTTCATTGAATTTCCTACTGAAGTTCCTGGCCAAAATGCTTATGCCTACTTTTATCCACCGTCCAATCCTATTTACCAGGCTAGTCAGGATGAAAAGCCTCCGTTGTTGTTGAAAAGCCATG GAGGACCAACTGCTGAAACACGTGGAAATTTAAATCCTAGCATTCAATACTGGACTAGTCGAGGCTGGGGTTATGTTGATGTCAATTATGGTGGTAGCACTG GTTATGGGAGAGAGTACCGAGAAAGGCTTTTGAGGCAATGGGGAATTGTTGATGTCAATGACTGCTGCAGTTGTGCAAGATTTTTG GTGGACTCTGGAAAGGTTGATGGAGAACGATTATGCATCACTGGTGGCTCTGCTGGGGGATATACCACCTTAGCTGCTCTTGCTTTTAGAGATACTTTTAAGGCAGGAGCTTCCTTGTATGGG ATAGCTGACTTAAGCTTGTTGAGAGCAGATACACACAAGTTTGAATCTCATTATATTGACAATCTCGTTG GGAACGAAAAAGATTACTTTGAAAGGTCACCAATCAATTTTGTTGACAAATTTTCTTGCCCTATAATCCTATTCCAGGGATTGGAGGACAAA GTCGTACTACCTAATCAAGCTCGTAAGATTTATCATGCATTGAAGGATAAGGGTTTGCCTGTTGCTCTAGTCGAGTATGAAGGAGAACAACATGGTTTCCGCAAG gcagaaaatattaaatttaccCTGGAACAGCAAATGATGTTCTTTGCTCGATCAGTAGGACGCTTTCAAGTTGCAGACGATATTAACCCCATCAAAATCGATAACTTTGACTAA